The window CCCGCGATCTCCGCCTCGATGAGCGCTCGTTTGTTCCGACCGACGATCGTCTCGCGATCGAGTCCGAAGAATTCCTCGATCGCCTCGTTGATCCAGACGACCTCGAAGTCGGAATTCAGGATGAACGTTCCCACGTCTGATGTGTCGAGGACGTCGTTCGTCAGCGACCGATAGCGCGCCTCGCTCTCCCTGAGTGCCTGTTCGCGCTCCTTGCGCTCGGTGATGTTTTCGATGGCGAACACAGCACTCTCGATCTCTCCGTGGTCGTCGTAGACCGGCGCTCCGTTGATAGAGATCCAGACTCGTTCTCCATCCGGACGAGATATTCCACTGACATGATCGAACACGGGTTCTCCGGACTCCATAATTTGCGGGAAAGGCTTCTCGTCATCCGGGAGTGGTTCGCCGTCAACGTCGACTTCGGTCCACTCGGGATCGTCAAAGCTGAGGTCGTTGATCCGGTCTTTGCTCCGACCGTAGATTTCCTCAGCGCGGTCGTTGGCGAACTGCATTTCGCCGTCACTGTCAACGATCGTGATGCCGATTGGACTCGTTTCGACGATCGTTTCGTAGCGGCTCAGTTCTCGTTCACGTCGCTTCCGTTCGGTGATGTCCCGGGAGTAGACCGACAGGCCCGATTCAGAGGGATAGATGGCGTTCAGAAACCACTTGTCCCACGGAGGATAGTAGTCTTCGAAGACTACGACCTCTTGTGTTTCAAGAGACTCATACAGTGCGTTCTCGTACGTCTCCGTGAGATTCTCGGTACGGATGTCCGAACCAATTGCGTCCTCGTTCAGTTCAAAAAGGTCCGCTGCAGTGTCGTTCAGATAGCGAAAGCGGAGTTCTTCGTCGAGGGCGTAGAACCCGTCCGAGATTCGATCGAAGACCTTGCCGAGGTCGCTGTCTACCGCATCCCTTTCCTGCCCCTTCGGTAACGCTTGTCCGTCCGTGAATGGCTGCCACCACACGCGTCCGTTCCCTCCGACTTTCTTTGTGTCGAGTCGGTCGTGACCGACGAGTCGTTCCAAGCGCTCGTAGGTGCTCCGGCGGCCGAGGTCGAGTTGTTCGGCCACCTCGGTTGTCGTCATGGGTGCCCCTCCCGATTCGAAGAGAGCGAGGGTTTCTCGAAGTGTACTCGTCAATTGCGAATCGGTCACTGCTTCAGTTACTGATGACACACATGAATAAGCCCTCCGGCGTTGGAGTCTGTATAAGATAAGGAGAATTACAAGTATTCTTCGCGCAGGATATGCGCTCTATATTCACCACCCCACATCTGACAGGAACCGGAGAGGTCACAAATCGTCGTGTTACACCGCTCTCCTGTCCTGGGAGCGGATTCACGTAACAATTCAAATAAACGAATCTCGTTGATAATTGCTGGTAAAATGGCACCGGAAGTCCGACACGGACGCTAGCACGAGGGGGCGCCGAAAAAGCAACTGCTGCTGACAAGACGAATCGTCGGCGAACTCGTCACTCCACGGTGACCGTCTTCAGATCCTCGGCGAACCGAACCTCGCCGTCGTAATGGGTGCCGATCGACTCGAGCATCTCGTCGTGGCGGCCGTCCGTGTGGGGGTAGAGGTGGGTGAGGTAGACCCGGCCGATGTCGTGGCCGGAGAGTTCCTGCCCGAGGGTTTCGGGCGTCGGGTGGTTCGAGACGTCGACGTCGTCCGGGAACGAGCAGTCGTGGGCCAGGATCGCCGACTCGTCGGCGAAGTTCGCCAGGCCGGCGAAGGCCTCGCTGTCGCCGCTGTACGTGAACAGGTCGCCGAACCGGTAGGCGAGACAGGGCAGCGAGTGGCGGGTTTCGTAGGCCGAGACGTCGAACCCGGCGACGGAGAACTCCCCGGCGACGACCTCGCGGACCTGCAGGTCGATCCGCCCCTCCATGTAGTCGTGGACCGACAGCAGGTCGTCGACCAGCCCCTTCGTCCCCTGGGGGCCGACGATCTCTAGGTGCTCCTCGCCGGCGAGCCAGCGGGCTTTCATCAGCGGCAGCAGGTCCGCGACGTGGTCGAGGTGGTGGTGGGTAAGCAGGATCGTCGACACGTTCTCGTAGCCGACGCCGGACTGCTGGAGCCGGTGGAGGACGCCGGACCCGCAGTCGATCAGGAGCGTGCGGCCGTCGTCCTGCACCAGGATACCGGTCTGGAAGCGTTCGCCGGTGGGCATCGCGCTTCCGGTCCCGAGAAAGGTGATGCGCATGCGAGTGGCTGTGCCCGGCCGGGGCAAAAGGATTGCGCTGGCCGCCGGATCCGGAGCCGACGACGGCGCTTTCCGTCACTCGAGGGGTGCCTTCAGGTCGACCACCGGCGATCCGTCGAGCATATCCACCCCGGAGACGGCGAGTCGACGCCCGTCGACCGCACGCACACGGCAGGTCGTCACGCAAATCGGGTTCGGACGGTGGGGCGACCGCGTCGAGAAGACTCCTCGCTCCCCGTCGCGGACCCGGAGGACTGACCGATCCGCCTCGTCCGCGATCCAGAGGACGTCGACCGTTTCGCCGTCCTCGATGCCCTCGAGTCCGGGCTCGAACGCCGGCGCAAGGACGATCTCGCCGTGGGTGGGCTCCTCTCCCTCGAGTCCCTGCCGCGGGGCCTCGTCGCTCGTCTCGAAGGGCGTCCGAACCTCACCGATCGGCTCGAGTTCGAACGGTGGTTCTGTCATCGGTGGGGGTTCGAGCGGGGATGGCTTGAACCCCATCGCCAGTGGACCGCGGGACGACAGTCCGGACGATACTACCTTCACATATGAAGCTGCATTCATTCATCGGTCGACAGAGTTACCATCGGGGTCCGACACAATACGCCTCCGTCTGGAAATCGAAGGCTACCAGCAACAGTTATTCGGCGTGGAAACGGACTCGAAGACCGTACCTCCGGATCGATCGAACATCTCACCGCACCCGGATCGTAGCTATCGGATCGGAGTTCCCGAACACTCGGTTGGGCAGTATATTCATATAATCGGGGTAAAAACGACGGGGTAAGGATCAGGGCCGGCGGGATCGAGATGCGGGCTCGATCGGTCGGCCGGAAGAACGGGACGAGAGGAACGGACACCACGGGGTCACAGACCGGGTCACGACGAGAGCTATCGTATGACTATGGCATCAACGCTCACCGAAACCGGGGGACGGACTGGAAACGACGAACAACGTGGCGGGAGTTTCTCGTCGTCGGTTACGGTGCTGCTCGTCGACGACGACGAGGCCTTCGTCGAACTGGTCGCTGACTACCTCGAGCGGGAACACGGGTTCGCGACCCACACCGTCACCCGGGCGGATCGGGCCCTCGAGTTCCTCGAGCGCGGAGCGGAGACCGTCGACTGTCTCGTCAGCGACTACCGGATGCCGGGCACGGACGGACTGGAACTGCTCGAGACGGTGACCGACAGCTACCCGGAGCTTCCATTCGTGATGTTCGCGGGGCAGGGCTCCGAGGAGGTTGCGAGCCGTGCGATCCAGCGGGGTGCGGACGACTACCTCCAGAAGGACACCGGCCGGATCCGGTACGACCTGCTCGCGACTCGGATCCGGAATTGCGTGACGATCGCCCGCCAGCAGCGACAGCTCCGGAACCTCTACGATGCGATCGAGGACGCGGGCCACGCACTGGTGGTCACCGATCGGCAGGGGACGATCACGTACGCGAACCCGTCGATGGCGGCGCTGTCGGGATACGAGGTCGAGGAGTTGATCGGCGAGACGCCGGCGCTCCTCAAGTCCGGCGTCCACGACGACGAATTCTATCAGGATCTGTGGGAGACGGTTTCGAACGGCGAGGTCTGGCAGGGCGAGGTGGTCAACGAGCGCAAGGACGGGAGCCGGTACGTCATCGATCAGACGATCGCCCCGGTCACGGCGGGCGGACGGACGATCGGTATGGGGGACGGGGACGACGTCTCCGGAGATGGCCCTCGACCGGCTGTCGAGGGGTTCGTCGCGATCAACCGTGACGTCACCGAGCGCAAGGAACGCGAGCGGGAACTCCGCCAGTTCCGCAACGCGGTCGAACGCGCCGGCCACGCCGTCCTCATGACCGACGCCGAGGGGAGGATCGAGTACGTCAACGAGGCGTTCGAACGAATCACGGGGTACGACCGTGAGGACGCGGTCGGCCGGACTCCGGCGATCCTGCGATCCGGCGAACACGACGAGGCGTTTTACCGTGAACTGTGGGAGACGATTACGGATGGAGAAGTCTGGCAGGGCGAGGTGATCAACGAGCGCAAGGACGGAACCCAGTACGTGGTCGATCAGACCATCGCACCGATCACCGACGCCGACGGGGAGGCGGTCGAGGGGTACGTCGCGATCAACCGGGACGTCACCGAACGCAGGGAACGCGAGCGGGAACTTCGCCAGTTCCGCAAGGCCGTCCGCCACGCAGGTCACGGTGTCCTGATCACCGACGCCGCAGGCACGATCGAGTACGTCAACGAGGCGTTCGAAGGGATGACCGGCTACTCGAGCGCGGAGGTCATCGGCCGAACCCCCGCGATCCTCAAGTCCGGCGAACACGACGAGGGGTTCTACCGGGAGATCTGGGAGACGATCCTCGAGGGCGAGGTCTGGCAGGGTGAGGTGATCAACGAGCGCAAGGACGGAACCCAGTACGTGGTCGATCAGACCATCGCGCCGATCACCGCGACCGGGCAGGGCGGAGGTGGCGACGGCACCCCTTCGCCGGACGACATCGAGGGCTTCGTCGCGATCAACCGCGACGTGACCCGACTCAAGGAGTACGAGCGGGAACTCGAGGGGCAAAACGAGCGGCTCAAGGAGTACGGCCACACCGTTGCACACGACCTCCGGAACCCGCTGACCCTCCTCGAGGCCGAACTCGAGACGCTCCGGACGGTCGCCGAGACGGCCGATTGCGACGACGAGAGGGTCGACCCCGCGGCCGTGCGGGACCGGTGTTCGAACGTCGACGAGGTCGTCGACCGGATGCGAACGCTGATCGACGACCTGCTGACGATGGCCGAACAGGGCCAGCTGGTGCTGGATCCGGACCCGGTCTCCCTCGAGACGGTCGCGGCCGAAGCACACCGACAGATCGGTTCCGACGTCGACCTGTCCGTCGAGGACACGACCGTCGACGCCGACCCGGACCGGTTGCGCGAACTCCTCTCGAACTTGCTTCGCAACGCTGTCGAACACGTCGGCGAGGACGTCGTGGTC of the Halobiforma lacisalsi AJ5 genome contains:
- a CDS encoding MBL fold metallo-hydrolase, which translates into the protein MRITFLGTGSAMPTGERFQTGILVQDDGRTLLIDCGSGVLHRLQQSGVGYENVSTILLTHHHLDHVADLLPLMKARWLAGEEHLEIVGPQGTKGLVDDLLSVHDYMEGRIDLQVREVVAGEFSVAGFDVSAYETRHSLPCLAYRFGDLFTYSGDSEAFAGLANFADESAILAHDCSFPDDVDVSNHPTPETLGQELSGHDIGRVYLTHLYPHTDGRHDEMLESIGTHYDGEVRFAEDLKTVTVE
- the tsaA gene encoding tRNA (N6-threonylcarbamoyladenosine(37)-N6)-methyltransferase TrmO, whose product is MTEPPFELEPIGEVRTPFETSDEAPRQGLEGEEPTHGEIVLAPAFEPGLEGIEDGETVDVLWIADEADRSVLRVRDGERGVFSTRSPHRPNPICVTTCRVRAVDGRRLAVSGVDMLDGSPVVDLKAPLE
- a CDS encoding hybrid sensor histidine kinase/response regulator; translated protein: MTMASTLTETGGRTGNDEQRGGSFSSSVTVLLVDDDEAFVELVADYLEREHGFATHTVTRADRALEFLERGAETVDCLVSDYRMPGTDGLELLETVTDSYPELPFVMFAGQGSEEVASRAIQRGADDYLQKDTGRIRYDLLATRIRNCVTIARQQRQLRNLYDAIEDAGHALVVTDRQGTITYANPSMAALSGYEVEELIGETPALLKSGVHDDEFYQDLWETVSNGEVWQGEVVNERKDGSRYVIDQTIAPVTAGGRTIGMGDGDDVSGDGPRPAVEGFVAINRDVTERKERERELRQFRNAVERAGHAVLMTDAEGRIEYVNEAFERITGYDREDAVGRTPAILRSGEHDEAFYRELWETITDGEVWQGEVINERKDGTQYVVDQTIAPITDADGEAVEGYVAINRDVTERRERERELRQFRKAVRHAGHGVLITDAAGTIEYVNEAFEGMTGYSSAEVIGRTPAILKSGEHDEGFYREIWETILEGEVWQGEVINERKDGTQYVVDQTIAPITATGQGGGGDGTPSPDDIEGFVAINRDVTRLKEYERELEGQNERLKEYGHTVAHDLRNPLTLLEAELETLRTVAETADCDDERVDPAAVRDRCSNVDEVVDRMRTLIDDLLTMAEQGQLVLDPDPVSLETVAAEAHRQIGSDVDLSVEDTTVDADPDRLRELLSNLLRNAVEHVGEDVVVRVGPLDFEDGFFLEDDGPGIPESDRERAFDRGFTTAEDGTGFGLAIVERIANAHGWDVAVTEGSDGGARFEFRVEGGETDR